The following proteins are co-located in the Nocardioides piscis genome:
- a CDS encoding helix-turn-helix transcriptional regulator — protein MRPTAALPGTTPDNDAPTRERVARSILENGPSTAADLAARLALTPAAVRRHLEHLSHDGAVESREQKVYGSRGRGRPAKVFALTDTGRDTFDQQYDDLAAQALRFLSETGGEDAVMEFARRRVAFIERDYASVVADQPALSPADALAKVLTDEGYAASVRTLPIGDQLCQQHCPVSHVAHEFPQLCEAETEAIGRVLGTHVQRLATIAHGDGVCTTCIPTSTTSTQMSTKKEQS, from the coding sequence ATGAGGCCGACTGCTGCGCTGCCGGGGACGACCCCTGACAACGACGCTCCCACCCGGGAGCGCGTCGCGCGGTCGATCCTCGAGAACGGCCCCTCGACGGCCGCCGATCTCGCGGCCCGTCTCGCCTTGACACCGGCTGCAGTTCGTCGTCACCTGGAGCACCTGAGCCACGACGGCGCGGTCGAGTCGCGCGAGCAGAAGGTCTACGGCAGTCGTGGTCGCGGTCGCCCGGCGAAGGTCTTCGCGCTGACCGACACCGGGCGCGACACGTTCGACCAGCAGTACGACGACCTGGCCGCCCAGGCCCTGCGGTTCCTCTCCGAGACCGGCGGTGAGGACGCCGTCATGGAGTTCGCCCGCAGGCGCGTGGCGTTCATCGAGCGCGACTACGCGAGCGTGGTCGCCGACCAGCCGGCGCTGAGCCCAGCCGATGCGCTGGCGAAGGTCCTGACCGACGAGGGCTACGCCGCGAGCGTGCGCACCCTGCCGATCGGTGACCAGCTCTGCCAGCAGCACTGCCCGGTCTCACACGTCGCCCACGAGTTCCCCCAGCTGTGCGAGGCCGAGACCGAGGCCATCGGTCGCGTGCTCGGCACCCATGTCCAGCGCCTGGCCACCATCGCGCACGGCGACGGGGTCTGCACGACGTGCATCCCCACCTCGACGACTTCCACCCAGATGTCCACCAAGAAGGAGCAGTCATGA
- a CDS encoding TetR/AcrR family transcriptional regulator → MERYHHGDLREALVQAGFDAARELGADAIALRDVTRRVGVTPRAAYRHFEDRQALVLAVARRAAARLAAVIDARIALDPEMDAATRLESVGLGYIAFALDEPGLFDAAFFAIGDMLSADAPEAAAAGGRTPYQHLQDALDRLVAAGDLPAASVGDAAIMCWSGVHGFATLTARGPLRALPREVVDEQACRLVGAIVEAVTASKATLA, encoded by the coding sequence ATGGAGAGGTATCACCACGGTGACCTGCGCGAGGCTCTCGTGCAAGCGGGTTTCGACGCGGCGCGCGAGCTCGGTGCCGACGCGATCGCCCTCCGCGACGTGACCCGCCGGGTCGGGGTCACCCCCCGCGCGGCCTATCGGCACTTCGAGGACCGCCAGGCGCTCGTGCTCGCCGTCGCCCGCCGTGCGGCGGCACGGCTCGCTGCCGTCATCGATGCCCGCATCGCCCTCGACCCGGAGATGGACGCCGCGACCCGTCTCGAGTCCGTGGGTCTGGGCTACATCGCCTTCGCCCTCGACGAGCCCGGCCTCTTCGACGCGGCCTTCTTCGCCATCGGCGACATGCTCTCGGCCGACGCGCCCGAGGCGGCTGCAGCGGGCGGTCGCACTCCCTACCAGCACCTGCAGGACGCGCTCGACCGACTGGTGGCTGCGGGTGACCTGCCGGCAGCGTCCGTCGGGGACGCCGCGATCATGTGCTGGTCGGGGGTGCACGGCTTCGCCACGTTGACCGCTCGGGGTCCGCTTCGCGCCCTGCCGCGCGAGGTCGTGGACGAGCAGGCCTGCCGCCTGGTCGGCGCGATCGTCGAGGCGGTCACGGCAAGTAAGGCCACCCTTGCTTGA
- a CDS encoding ATP-binding cassette domain-containing protein: MTTGTAIEASHLVKKFGDKTAVDDVSFSVPTGSVLGLLGPNGAGKTTTVRMMTTLTRPTSGSGRVAGYDIVDQPRDVRRSMGLTGQAATVDELLTGRENLRLIGSLYGLSGAYIRRATDDLLERFSLTEAGNKIAKTYSGGMRRRLDLAVSLIATPPVLFLDEPTTGLDPRSRLELWEVLRELVNDGTTLLLTTQYLEEADQLADNIVVIDRGKVIAQGTPLQLKDQSGAASLVVTVSRSEDLAIAEEMLRSHVAEVHVEHGARQLTAPAEGLQHMTRIAGIFADSQIELDDIGLKRPSLDDVFLHLTGHRAEDADRADDPTADQAAEEISA; this comes from the coding sequence ATGACGACTGGAACGGCCATCGAGGCCAGCCACCTGGTGAAGAAGTTCGGGGACAAGACGGCGGTCGACGACGTCAGCTTCAGCGTCCCCACCGGCAGCGTGCTCGGCCTGCTGGGTCCCAACGGGGCCGGCAAGACCACCACTGTGCGGATGATGACCACCCTGACCCGACCCACCTCGGGCAGCGGCCGGGTCGCGGGCTACGACATCGTCGACCAGCCCCGCGACGTACGCCGCAGCATGGGCCTCACCGGTCAGGCCGCCACCGTCGACGAGCTCCTGACCGGGCGCGAGAACCTGCGCCTGATCGGCTCTCTCTACGGCCTGTCCGGCGCCTACATCAGGCGCGCGACCGACGACCTGCTCGAGCGGTTCTCGCTCACCGAGGCCGGCAACAAGATCGCCAAGACCTATTCGGGCGGCATGCGGCGTCGGCTCGACCTCGCCGTGAGCCTGATCGCGACTCCCCCGGTGCTGTTCCTCGACGAGCCCACCACCGGGCTCGATCCGCGCAGCAGGCTCGAGCTGTGGGAGGTGCTGCGCGAGCTCGTCAACGACGGCACGACGCTGCTGCTGACCACGCAGTACCTCGAGGAGGCCGACCAACTGGCCGACAACATCGTGGTCATCGACCGCGGCAAGGTGATCGCGCAAGGCACTCCCCTGCAGCTCAAGGACCAGTCCGGCGCCGCGTCCCTCGTGGTGACGGTCTCGCGCTCGGAGGACCTGGCCATCGCCGAGGAGATGCTGCGCTCCCACGTGGCCGAGGTGCACGTGGAGCACGGGGCACGTCAGCTCACCGCCCCGGCTGAGGGCCTGCAGCACATGACCCGGATCGCGGGCATCTTCGCCGACAGCCAGATCGAGCTGGACGACATCGGGCTGAAGCGTCCCAGCCTGGACGACGTGTTCCTGCACCTGACCGGCCACCGCGCCGAGGACGCCGACCGCGCCGACGACCCCACAGCAGACCAGGCAGCCGAGGAGATCTCCGCATGA
- a CDS encoding ABC transporter permease: MSHTDQDSRLTSRPALERPEIVPTNLLRQSMSIVRRNLTHIKRMPEMLMDVTIQPVMFVLLFAYVFGSSIDIDTAAGYKAWLLGGIMAQTIAFSSFIVAVGLTADLEKGIVDRMRSLPINPAAVLVGRSISSLMHSSIGLVVMSLTGLVIGWRIHTNIAEAALGYLLLLGWGFAMIWVGIWVGSKMRSVEAVNGVMFATMFPITFLANTFAPTDRMPTWLRTVAEWNPISSLTQAVRELWGNDYPLREDAALPLQHPVLATIIWIIVLTAVVAPLAIRTFNRRTAS, translated from the coding sequence ATGAGCCACACCGACCAGGACTCCCGCCTCACTTCGCGACCCGCGCTCGAGCGCCCGGAGATCGTCCCCACCAACCTGCTCCGTCAGTCGATGTCGATCGTGCGGCGCAACCTGACCCACATCAAGCGCATGCCCGAGATGCTGATGGACGTCACCATCCAACCGGTGATGTTCGTGCTGCTGTTCGCCTACGTCTTCGGCAGCTCGATCGACATCGACACCGCCGCGGGCTACAAGGCCTGGCTCCTCGGCGGCATCATGGCCCAGACCATCGCGTTCTCCTCGTTCATCGTCGCCGTCGGACTGACCGCGGACCTCGAGAAGGGCATCGTCGACCGGATGCGCTCGCTGCCGATCAACCCGGCGGCAGTGCTGGTCGGTCGCTCGATCTCGAGCCTGATGCACTCCTCGATCGGCCTCGTGGTGATGTCCTTGACCGGACTGGTCATCGGCTGGCGCATCCACACCAACATCGCCGAGGCCGCGCTGGGCTACCTCCTGCTGCTCGGCTGGGGATTCGCCATGATCTGGGTCGGGATCTGGGTGGGCTCCAAGATGCGCTCGGTGGAGGCGGTCAACGGCGTCATGTTCGCCACGATGTTCCCGATCACGTTCCTGGCCAACACCTTCGCGCCCACCGACCGGATGCCGACCTGGCTGCGCACCGTGGCCGAGTGGAACCCCATCTCGAGCCTGACCCAGGCCGTGCGCGAGCTGTGGGGCAACGACTACCCGCTCCGCGAGGACGCGGCGCTGCCCCTGCAGCACCCCGTGCTGGCGACGATCATCTGGATCATCGTGCTGACCGCCGTCGTGGCGCCGCTGGCGATCCGGACGTTCAACCGCCGCACCGCCAGCTGA
- a CDS encoding lysylphosphatidylglycerol synthase domain-containing protein: MRFRSALHTIVHSRTALVVGVLVSLAVPALTLPRLPSVIVWPALLGLAPWVLGKYVLCPLRWRALTPAGLGRWWHLRAYAESELLGLLTPGHVGADVWRLKRLTGAGLERGDAVVSVGLDRLVGAIGLAAFVGFAGSALPVDLLLPALGLAVAAGVCLLVVRLVRPQWLPRRPALPAPRQLAHGLLLSAGYQLSIAALLLGTVAATGHELEPLAVLGAFGASQLAGAVPGPNGASPRDAALVVALVALGLPWVAAAAAVALKAALAWLPAIVLGGSSLYLTRRRHKHAVMVAAA; this comes from the coding sequence ATGAGATTCCGCTCCGCCCTGCACACGATCGTCCACTCCCGGACCGCACTCGTCGTCGGGGTCCTGGTCAGCCTGGCGGTCCCTGCCCTGACGCTGCCCCGCCTCCCGAGCGTGATCGTGTGGCCCGCGCTGCTGGGTCTGGCGCCCTGGGTGCTGGGCAAGTACGTCCTGTGTCCGCTCCGCTGGCGCGCACTCACTCCCGCAGGCCTGGGTCGGTGGTGGCACCTCCGGGCGTATGCCGAGTCAGAGCTGCTCGGGCTCCTGACCCCCGGCCACGTGGGAGCCGATGTCTGGCGTCTCAAGCGGCTGACCGGGGCCGGACTCGAGCGGGGTGACGCGGTCGTGAGCGTCGGCCTCGACCGGCTCGTCGGGGCGATCGGCCTGGCTGCGTTCGTCGGCTTCGCGGGCAGCGCCCTCCCCGTCGACCTCCTCCTCCCCGCTCTCGGCCTCGCTGTCGCCGCCGGCGTCTGCCTCCTGGTGGTCCGCCTCGTCCGACCCCAGTGGCTGCCGCGGCGTCCGGCCCTGCCCGCGCCCCGACAGCTGGCCCACGGCCTGCTCCTGTCAGCCGGCTACCAGCTCTCGATCGCTGCCCTGCTCCTCGGGACGGTGGCCGCGACCGGCCACGAGCTCGAGCCGCTCGCCGTGCTGGGCGCGTTCGGCGCAAGCCAGCTCGCCGGCGCCGTACCCGGTCCCAACGGCGCCAGTCCCCGCGACGCGGCCCTGGTCGTCGCACTGGTCGCGCTGGGCCTGCCGTGGGTGGCCGCCGCCGCCGCAGTCGCCCTGAAGGCCGCCCTGGCCTGGCTGCCCGCCATCGTCCTGGGTGGCTCGAGCCTCTACCTGACCCGGCGGCGGCACAAGCACGCCGTCATGGTGGCCGCAGCCTGA
- a CDS encoding phosphatase PAP2 family protein, giving the protein MAGLQVLHRLPARTGWVVKQVAWVVLGIVVYFGVRGRTAASPETARENAEEVVALERRLGIQVEGALQAPVNESATLEAVVNWIYIWGHWPVIIATMVWLVWRHRVVFVRLRDAMMISGGVGMVVFALYPVMPPRLADLGLLDTVTNSSEAYRVLQPPAFVNQYAAMPSLHSGWDLLVGMAIVAAASSVWLRAIGFIMPMLMAVAVVFTANHYILDVVAGVSLVLVAHAAALALERRRARHDAPAGCSAEDETLSAA; this is encoded by the coding sequence GTGGCCGGACTGCAGGTGCTGCACAGACTTCCCGCGCGAACCGGGTGGGTGGTCAAGCAGGTCGCGTGGGTCGTGCTCGGGATCGTCGTCTACTTCGGGGTGCGGGGTCGGACGGCTGCCTCGCCCGAGACGGCTCGGGAGAACGCCGAGGAGGTCGTCGCGCTGGAGCGCCGCCTGGGGATCCAGGTGGAGGGTGCCCTCCAGGCCCCGGTGAACGAGTCGGCGACGCTCGAGGCGGTCGTCAACTGGATCTACATCTGGGGACACTGGCCGGTCATCATCGCGACGATGGTGTGGCTGGTGTGGCGCCACCGCGTCGTGTTCGTGCGCCTGCGCGACGCCATGATGATCTCCGGCGGCGTCGGCATGGTGGTCTTCGCCCTCTATCCGGTCATGCCGCCGCGGCTGGCGGACCTGGGTCTCCTCGACACCGTGACCAACAGCAGCGAGGCCTACCGCGTCCTCCAGCCGCCCGCGTTCGTCAACCAGTACGCCGCGATGCCGAGCCTGCACTCCGGCTGGGACCTCCTCGTCGGCATGGCGATCGTGGCGGCCGCGTCGTCGGTCTGGCTGCGGGCGATCGGCTTCATCATGCCGATGCTGATGGCGGTGGCTGTGGTGTTCACGGCCAACCACTACATCCTTGACGTGGTTGCCGGCGTGAGCCTGGTGCTGGTCGCCCATGCCGCGGCCCTCGCACTCGAACGGCGGCGCGCACGACATGACGCGCCCGCCGGCTGCAGCGCCGAGGACGAGACCCTGAGTGCCGCATGA
- a CDS encoding glycerophosphodiester phosphodiesterase, protein MNSSPLAVAHRAGNSLAGLRGANELGVDVIECDVHEYRGRLEVRHLKTAGPLPFLWDRWELASASAPRLGLDELLAAGTGATFMLDLKGRRTAAARAVTELLHESGHDQPLLVCGRYWPAVDELAQLPYVRPVLSARNRVELARLLTRIRGGSVHGVSVHRSLLDSTVVASMLDHVEVVMTWPINDLASLEGTLAIGVNAVISDEPSVLAALLAAR, encoded by the coding sequence ATGAACTCGTCCCCACTGGCGGTGGCCCACCGCGCGGGCAACTCGCTGGCCGGGCTTCGCGGCGCCAACGAGCTCGGCGTGGACGTCATCGAGTGCGACGTCCACGAATACCGGGGTCGACTCGAGGTGCGACACCTCAAGACGGCCGGACCGCTCCCCTTCCTCTGGGACCGCTGGGAGCTGGCCTCGGCATCGGCCCCGCGCCTGGGACTCGACGAGCTCCTCGCCGCCGGCACGGGGGCGACCTTCATGCTCGACCTGAAGGGACGCCGAACGGCTGCCGCTCGAGCGGTCACCGAGCTCCTGCACGAGTCCGGGCACGACCAGCCGCTCCTGGTCTGTGGGCGCTACTGGCCGGCCGTGGACGAGCTCGCGCAGCTGCCCTACGTCCGGCCCGTGCTCTCGGCCCGCAACCGGGTGGAGCTGGCGCGGCTGTTGACGCGGATCCGCGGCGGCTCCGTGCACGGGGTCTCGGTGCATCGTTCCCTGCTCGACAGCACCGTGGTGGCCTCGATGCTCGACCACGTCGAGGTCGTCATGACCTGGCCGATCAACGACCTGGCGTCGCTCGAGGGCACGCTGGCGATCGGGGTCAACGCGGTGATCAGCGACGAGCCGTCCGTGCTGGCCGCGCTCCTGGCCGCCCGGTGA